From the Oncorhynchus nerka isolate Pitt River linkage group LG20, Oner_Uvic_2.0, whole genome shotgun sequence genome, one window contains:
- the LOC115101799 gene encoding protein FAM131A-like isoform X2, translated as MVIHLKWKGWPKPTNPLRTHCNSLQEARFAAGVAEQFAIAEAKLKTWTSVAMTRKTMTRSSSRTIETHSLPTAQVF; from the exons ATGGTCATCCACCTCAAGTGGAAGGGTTGGCCCAAACCCACCAACCCCCTCCGCACACACTGCAACTCTCTACAGGAAGCTCGCTTCGCCGCAG GAGTGGCAGAGCAGTTTGCTATCGCTGAGGCAAAGCTGAAAACCTGGACCTCTGTGGCTATGACCAGAAAGACGATGACTAGGAGTTCCTCCagaacaatagaaacacactctCTACCCACAGCTCAG GTGTTCTGA
- the LOC115101799 gene encoding uncharacterized protein LOC115101799 isoform X1 codes for MVIHLKWKGWPKPTNPLRTHCNSLQEARFAAGVAEQFAIAEAKLKTWTSVAMTRKTMTRSSSRTIETHSLPTAQTSTSNHEPRVPFQAKTDSFEVLAETACTVIGPHLRTTGLLQGVTGLAHSLMDGEDQPAL; via the exons ATGGTCATCCACCTCAAGTGGAAGGGTTGGCCCAAACCCACCAACCCCCTCCGCACACACTGCAACTCTCTACAGGAAGCTCGCTTCGCCGCAG GAGTGGCAGAGCAGTTTGCTATCGCTGAGGCAAAGCTGAAAACCTGGACCTCTGTGGCTATGACCAGAAAGACGATGACTAGGAGTTCCTCCagaacaatagaaacacactctCTACCCACAGCTCAG ACTTCAACGTCCAACCACGAGCCCCGAGTGCCATTCCAGGCCAAGACAGACAGCTTTGAAGTTCTAGCAGAAACAGCATGCACTGTGATAGGCCCACATCTCAGAACAACCGGCCTACTCCAGGGGGTGACCGGGCTAGCCCATTCCCTAATGGATGGTGAGGATCAGCCTGCACTGTGA